Proteins encoded by one window of Microcebus murinus isolate Inina chromosome 2, M.murinus_Inina_mat1.0, whole genome shotgun sequence:
- the TEX38 gene encoding testis-expressed protein 38 isoform X2: MKVATFTYSPLLYWINKRRHYGMNAAINTGPPPAVTKSETEVQNPDPRWELDIPEGRSYAVQDGSPKAEAPVPLQPARQLPLQESLPSPMLMPQPQASSPLPIPIFQEAPLPLSLCNLPPMLNHSVSYPLATSSERNVNFHSLPTLAHGDHRFNAKPFASEL, encoded by the coding sequence ATGAAAGTTGCCACATTCACCTATAGCCCACTGTTGTACTGGATTAATAAGCGACGGCACTATGGCATGAATGCAGCCATCAACACAGGCCCTCCCCCGGCTGTCACCAAGTCTGAGACTGAGGTCCAGAATCCAGATCCTCGGTGGGAGTTGGACATCCCCGAAGGCAGGAGCTATGCTGTCCAAGACGGCAGCCCCAAAGCAGAGGCGCCGGTTCCCTTGCAACCTGCACGGCAGCTGCCCCTACAGGAGTCCCTACCTTCCCCGATGCTGATGCCACAGCCGCAGGCCAGCTCCCCGCTCCCGATTCCCATCTTTCAGGAGGCGCCCCTTCCCCTATCCCTCTGCAACCTGCCACCCATGCTGAACCACTCTGTCTCCTACCCTCTGGCCACCTCTTCTGAAAGGAATGTCAACTTCCATTCCCTCCCCACACTGGCCCACGGAGACCACCGCTTCAATGCCAAGCCTTTTGCCTCAGAATTGTAA
- the TEX38 gene encoding testis-expressed protein 38 isoform X1 codes for MGPGHSGDSYWLDRWVGEFPLPRDISQVPKLNYMDSQREDLSLPGVWVSLYFGFLGLCSVVTGGCILFLHWRKNLRREERAQQWVEVMKVATFTYSPLLYWINKRRHYGMNAAINTGPPPAVTKSETEVQNPDPRWELDIPEGRSYAVQDGSPKAEAPVPLQPARQLPLQESLPSPMLMPQPQASSPLPIPIFQEAPLPLSLCNLPPMLNHSVSYPLATSSERNVNFHSLPTLAHGDHRFNAKPFASEL; via the exons ATGGGGCCTGGGCATTCTGGGGACTCCTATTGGCTGGACAGATGGGTGGGTGAGTTCCCTCTACCCAGAGACATCAGCCAGGTACCAAAGCTCAACTACATGGATTCTCAGAGGGAGGACTTGAGCCTCCCTGGCG TGTGGGTCTCACTGTACTTTGGATTCCTGGGGCTGTGTTCCGTGGTAACTGGCGGCTGCATTCTCTTTCTGCACTGGAGGAAGAACCTGCGGCGGGAAGAGCGAGCCCAGCAGTGGGTGGAGGTGATGAAAGTTGCCACATTCACCTATAGCCCACTGTTGTACTGGATTAATAAGCGACGGCACTATGGCATGAATGCAGCCATCAACACAGGCCCTCCCCCGGCTGTCACCAAGTCTGAGACTGAGGTCCAGAATCCAGATCCTCGGTGGGAGTTGGACATCCCCGAAGGCAGGAGCTATGCTGTCCAAGACGGCAGCCCCAAAGCAGAGGCGCCGGTTCCCTTGCAACCTGCACGGCAGCTGCCCCTACAGGAGTCCCTACCTTCCCCGATGCTGATGCCACAGCCGCAGGCCAGCTCCCCGCTCCCGATTCCCATCTTTCAGGAGGCGCCCCTTCCCCTATCCCTCTGCAACCTGCCACCCATGCTGAACCACTCTGTCTCCTACCCTCTGGCCACCTCTTCTGAAAGGAATGTCAACTTCCATTCCCTCCCCACACTGGCCCACGGAGACCACCGCTTCAATGCCAAGCCTTTTGCCTCAGAATTGTAA